The following proteins come from a genomic window of Macadamia integrifolia cultivar HAES 741 chromosome 14, SCU_Mint_v3, whole genome shotgun sequence:
- the LOC122060980 gene encoding G2/mitotic-specific cyclin S13-7-like, whose translation MASRPIVPQQQRGGVVAGVGKQKNAVAEGKNRRALGDVSNLAVTNIQDISRPVTRNFCAQLLANAQAAAQNNKKPATVIVDGVVILDAVVGEKGGVAGKAAQKKVTVKPVPSTVIEISPDTDEEIKKKKPVNQKKLREGSSGKKVKTLTATLTARSKVACGLANKLKELVADIDAADVNDQLSVVEYVEDIYQFYKIMEHESRVHDYMHLQPDINGKMREILADWLIEVHHKFKLMPETLYLTLYLVDRFLSMKTVPRKELQLLGIGAMLIASKYEEIWAPEVDEFINISNQAYTREQILVMEKTILGRLEWSLTVPTPYVFLVRFIKASGPDQEMENLVYFLAELGLMSYEMIMYCPSMVAASAVYAARCTLSKTPLWTETLKHHTGYVEAQLMDCAKLLVNFHSLAAESKLKGVYRKYSSPRRGAVALHPAAKNFLDHFPNISNMSLV comes from the exons GTGGGGTGGTTGCTGGGGTAGGGAAGCAGAAGAACGCTGTAGCAGAGGGAAAGAACCGGCGAGCTCTCGGAGATGTTAGCAACTTGGCTGTTACAAATATTCAAGATATCTCTCGCCCTGTAACAAGAAATTTCTGTGCACAATTACTCGCTAATGCACAAGCCGCAGCACAGAATAATAAG AAGCCAGCCACAGTTATTGTTGATGGGGTAGTGATTCTTGATGCTGTTGTGGGGGAAAAGGGAGGTGTAGCAGGAAAGGCAGCTCAAAAGAAAGTGACTGTGAAGCCAGTTCCTAGTACAGTAATCGAGATTAGTCCAGATACAGATGAGGAAATCAAAAAGAAGAAGCCGGTAAACCAGAAAAAATTGAGAGAAGGGTCATCAGGGAAGAAAGTGAAGACCCTCACAGCAACCCTAACTGCTCGAAGCAAG GTTGCTTGTGGTTTAGCTAATAAACTCAAGGAGTTAGTTGCAGACATTGATGCAGCAGATGTTAATGACCAGTTATCAGTTGTTGAGTATGTTGAAGACATTTACCAGTTTTACAAGATCATggag CATGAAAGTCGAGTTCACGATTACATGCATTTGCAGCCTGACATTAATGGCAAGATGAGGGAGATTCTTGCAGATTGGTTGATAGAAGTTCATCACAAGTTTAAATTAATGCCTGAAACTCTCTATCTTACCCTTTACCTTGTGGACCGTTTTCTTTCCATGAAAACTGTCCCAAGAAAGGAATTGCAGCTGTTGGGCATAGGTGCCATGCTCATTGCGAGCAAATATGAAGAGATTTGGGCTCCTGAG GTGGATGAATTCATTAACATTTCAAACCAAGCGTACACTCGAGAACAGATATTGGTGATGGAAAAAACAATCTTGGGCAGGCTTGAATGGAGCTTGACAGTTCCTACACCTTATGTCTTCCTGGTTCGTTTTATCAAGGCTTCTGGGCCTGATCAGGAG ATGGAAAACTTGGTCTACTTTTTGGCTGAGCTTGGTCTGATGAGCTATGAAATGATCATGTATTGCCCATCAATGGTAGCAGCTTCAGCAGTCTATGCTGCTAGATGCACGCTGAGCAAGACACCTCTCTGGACGGAAACCCTTAAACACCATACTGGTTATGTGGAAGCACAGCTTAT GGATTGTGCAAAACTGCTAGTGAACTTCCACTCTTTAGCAGCAGAGAGCAAGCTGAAAGGGGTTTATAGGAAATATTCAAGTCCACGACGAGGTGCTGTTGCTCTGCATCCAGCAGCCAAGAATTTCTTGGATCATTTCCCAAATATTTCCAATATGTCCCTTGTGTAA
- the LOC122061730 gene encoding 2S seed storage protein-like has product MAEAYREDYQYSGDRRRCESSGRRVQSCQRYLQGGRKEEGLFPLPLPIPLPWPFGGGGESQDQSLGDCCRELRQVEDRCRCQAIEQALNEAKRQQQYQGQRGGSRYEQYGGEMIQRAQNLPNACRLDRPQYCEIRAY; this is encoded by the exons ATGGCTGAGGCCTATCGAGAGGATTATCAATACAGCGGCGACAGAAGGAGGTGCGAGTCGAGTGGCCGCCGCGTGCAAAG CTGCCAGCGATACCTGcagggaggaagaaaagaagaaggattgTTTCCGTTGCCATTGCCGATTCCGTTGCCATGGCCGTTTGGCGGTGGTGGTGAGTCTCAAGATCAGTCATTGGGAGACTGCTGCAGAGAGTTGAGGCAAGTGGAGGACAGATGCAGGTGTCAGGCCATAGAGCAGGCACTAAATGAGGCTAAGAGGCAGCAACAGTACCAGGGACAGAGGGGTGGAAGCAGGTACGAACAGTACGGTGGAGAGATGATTCAAAGGGCTCAGAACCTGCCCAACGCTTGCCGCCTGGACAGGCCCCAGTACTGTGAGATAAGGGCCTACTGA
- the LOC122061263 gene encoding COX assembly mitochondrial protein 2 homolog: MHPPLTLHRHPMCAEIIEQFQRCHVDHPVLKFFGECTELKVKLDRCFREEKALKRKENFEQSQKLKERLQAHRREIAEKNLHE; this comes from the exons ATGCATCCTCCTTTGACATTACACAGGCACCCAATGTGTGCGGAA ATTATTGAACAGTTCCAAAGGTGTCATGTTGACCATCCTGTTTTAAAATTCTTTGGAGAATGTACAGAACTGAAAGTTAAGCTCGATCGTTGTTTCAGAGAAGAA AAAGCTCTGAAGCGTAAGGAGAACTTTGAACAGAGTCAGAAGCTGAAGGAGAGGCTGCAAGCACACAGGAGGGAAATTGCTGAGAAAAACCTCCATGAATAA